The sequence below is a genomic window from Sorangiineae bacterium MSr12523.
GATCAGGGCGCGATCGAGCGAGAGTGAACTCGTGAACGCGAGGACTTCCGGCAAGAGCGTGGGCCCGCCGGCGGCGGCCGTTTTGGCAATCATCGCTACTGCATTCCTTTCTTCCAGACCGAAATCAACCCCTTGACCAACTTGGACGGGGCCACGCCGCGTGCGGGCGCGAGAAATATCGTGTCATCCCCGGCGATGGTGCCCAATAGCTCGCTGAGCTTGGCGGCATCCAGCGCGCGCGCCACCGCGGAGGCGGCGCCCGGGAGCGTGTGCACCACCACGAGCCCATCGCCCGCGGCGACATGGGTCACCATGTCGCGCACCCGCTCGAGGTCTCCACCGCGCGGGGCCGCCGCGGGAAAGCCCTCGATCTCGTACACCATGCCCCCCTCGGCCAAGGTCACGCGGCGAGCCCGAAGCCGCGCGAGATCGCGCGAGAGGGTCGCCTGCGTGACGTCGAATCCGAGCTTCGCGACGCGCTCGCGCAGCTCCTCTTGCGTGCCGATTTGCTCCGTCCGGATCAAATGCCGGATCGCTTCACGCCGAGAGAGCGACTCATTTGGACGCACTGGCCCCATGGCTCTCTCCGGCGTCGTCCACGTGCAAAATGGTTCCGACGCCCTTCTCGGTGAAGAGCTCCGCGATGATCGAGTGCGGCGTGCGCCCATCGATCACGTGCAC
It includes:
- a CDS encoding arginine repressor: MGPVRPNESLSRREAIRHLIRTEQIGTQEELRERVAKLGFDVTQATLSRDLARLRARRVTLAEGGMVYEIEGFPAAAPRGGDLERVRDMVTHVAAGDGLVVVHTLPGAASAVARALDAAKLSELLGTIAGDDTIFLAPARGVAPSKLVKGLISVWKKGMQ